The Theobroma cacao cultivar B97-61/B2 chromosome 2, Criollo_cocoa_genome_V2, whole genome shotgun sequence genome includes the window GAAAAGctaacattttgttttctcttctgTGAGATGTACTTCCGACCATCATCATACCGAAATGCAGTTATTGAgttagttttcttttataaatgGACTGCAAGAAGTTTATTCAATTGGTtgaggagaaaaagaagagagctttggagaaaaaagaagCCCTTTTGAAATGGGAACAGAAGCTAGAAGTTGCTGCAAAGGCAAAGGCAGATGCTGAGGCAAAAAAGGAGAGGTCAAAGAGTGTAAAGCACAAAAGGTCTGTTTCTGAATCTGATACTGATCCTGAGAGCCACAGTAGTTATGGACGAAGAAAAAGGAGGAGGAGAACCCACAAAAAGCATCAGAAGCATTCTCACTATGATTCAGGTGAGTGTGAGAAGAAAGAGGACAAGAAGTCAAACCGAAAGCTGAAGAGACGATCATCATCAGGCTCTAGTGATGATAGCAGTGATGAATGTGATAGTGGTTATGAAGAAGCAAGGAGGAAAATGCGGAGCCAAAGAAGATGGAAGTGTCATGATTCAAGATCAGATTTAGAATCTTTTGATTCTTCAAATGATGACAATGATGATATAGTCAAAAGAAGTCATGTAAAGCACCACATATGCCGTCGGGGTTCAGAGGCTAATGATTCATATACTTCAAGTGGTGAGGATGATAATAGAATTTGGAAGAGAAGTCATGCTACACGCCACAAATGCCATCAGCCCTCAGAGTCTAGTGCTTCAGAATCTTCAAGTGATGAAGTTGATGGTGCACCAAGAAGGAAAAGCTATGCAAAATGCCATAAGCGTCGTCATAGTGTTAACCGTAGATCCCTAGATTCTGATGATGAGAGAGGTTATCGAAGGAGTCGATCTTCAGGAAAGTCATCAGATGATGGTCATGAGTCCAGGCATAAGAAAAGTGGTCATCACCCTTAGCGTCACCATCACTATCACAAACATCAACTGCAGTCTTATGAGAAAAATCTACATCAGCAGTCTAAAGTGAAGAATCAAGTGTTTGAGAATTCAGCTGAACCAAATGGAAAGAATCATGAAGATCTCGAATGTTGAGAAACGCCAAAAGAGAACGAGAAAAATATTGCTCATGATCATCAAAATTGATAGATAGAACCCCGTTCTAATTTTTGACTAGTAGTCTATTAGTTGATTGGTTGCATATGTTAGAAATGGTTTTACCTAGACTACAGTTACAGTTACCTTTTTATTGGTGATGAAATTTGTGGAAGACTTTGTGAAATTTCTTTGTGGTCAGGTCTTACATTTTAAGTGTCTGCTCTATTCAAAGGTTGATTCGGAAGTTTAACTAAATTTATCTTTACAAATTGTATGCGGTGGTAGTCACCGACTCATTAAGACTCTGTATGGGTTTGTAAATGCGATTCTTTGTAGTGCCAGCAGTTTGGATGGCACTTCTTAGTCACAGTTGGTTAAAAACTTACAAGCGAACCCCAACAAATAAGAGCCAAAAAGAAAACGAGGTTTGGAATGACGTCGGATGCAGCCTTCTattgttttaacaaaaagacTTGCATACGAGGTAGTGTTGACTGGTCGCTGATGAAAATCTCAAACTAACGAAATTGATACAATTGATGTTGCACTTGACAATTTTGCATGCAGCATGTAAATACGACATAAAGATAAACTAATTTGGATTTAGAATAATAGtgtttcatatattaattgtGTTGATAGTGATACGttcaaaacatgaaatttcGTTTTCGTTTTACTCATGTAAGATTTGTTTAACTTGTTTAGTTCATTGTGTTACTGTGTCAACTTGTATAACTAATTTACTTGTTTAGTTAATTGTGTTATTGTGTCAACTTATATaacttatttacttatttaattaatcgtGTTATCACTGTCCATCCGCATAACTCATATATGACCTATATAAGAAATTCatgcaaattttattcaattttattaatattttgtttcaatttgTAAATGGATTTCATTGTGTGGTATATGTGGTAGTCGATAGGGGTGAGCAAATGTAAATCGAATCGAATAATCGAACTGAACCGAAATGAGTTCGGTTAGTTCAGTTTTTTGAATACTTcgattagaatagttttgattattaaaattaattcagtTCGGTTTCGGATAGAAAAATTTATAACCAAGCTAACCGAACTAATTGAACTTAAGTAAGCGTATTATTGAGattttacatgaaaaataaatcctaAACCTAATCTCTTCTCCTCTTTAGttccttttttattatatgagtatccatcttttttattataattttttattatcttttttaatatattttgtaatattgatttattaaaaaaatatagtataaataaatatatacaaaataaaattatcaagttCGATTTTTGAAAACTGAACCAAACTAATCGAATTAGTTCAATTTCGGTTAGTTCGGTTCAGTTTcggttatttttaaatatgagtttagttaatttgattattaaataGCTAAAACCGAACTAACCAAAATAATAGTTTGCATACCCCTACTAGTGGAGAGGGAGTCtttaattttgacttttaGTGTTTTATTATGTTGATAGATTATGGATATTATTTGGAACTTATTATGGTTCTCTTTTGTTGATATTGATGTTGATGTTGATGTTGATTGATttttcacatgcttcatagatattattgttcttttataattattttattgattatgtACCTTtcaattacatttttatttatataccatttttattaagatatttcaaaatttgttctctaataattgtattattatttatcatcAGATTTGTAACTATATATGATCAAATTACATACTATATTATtctatataataaaaagtGATATTTATCATATTTAGTCAATtctatatttatttgttataaaaatacttaatctgctattttatataataaaaaaagttagtAATATCAAGCTGTTGTTCTACCTAATTCCATAACTTGTCTTCAaccaattaactaatttaactGATCATCTATTGGTGTAATATTTCGACAAATCCTATGTCTTAACCAAGACAATGCCTTGCTGTAGACAACAATAGACATGTCTTAATTATGAGGCATTATGGTGGTTTTGTTAGAAATGAcatgattagagcatcaacgcagtggaataacaaaaattgaaataaaataaaaaccatgTCTTCTACCTTTGGATCATCTTGGTTGTTTAAGCATCatacaaaatcaaaaaaaagttttacctttccaagtgatatcataatcaaatggattcctttcGATGACAAAACGTGAATACTttttgtgtgaaagaatccCAGCCACTAAATCGCTTGCCTCTAATGATGCACACACGATTGCAATAGATCCTTCTCAATGAGAGAACTTTATGCCATAGGCTTGTGCTAAAAAAGTGGACAATGAtttgtcctcttttcttctttgatttccacTAAAGAATCAAAGGAAAAGTTTTCAAGAAAACTTCTCAAGAGTGGCGGCAgtcaagagaaaaatattttttttttgttttttctttttttttctctctagaaaagagtggctataatgtgatatttatatataggtttaacttattaaaatttgcaaaataagtccttaatattatgacaattataatatttaaccaatacttaattaaacttttttaattaggTCCATAGTAGTTAAAAGCTAGAATTTgattaagtctaacttaaatcatcactctctcaatttaatctaaattgcaacctttgtgCGTGAtccattaggttcctaacatgttggcaatggaattgaattacaatattattaattaattaatttaaatgagttatattcaattttaagttAACTAATTGaattccatagaccatgattggcatctagcaatgcatcatggccacccaattgttaggagagtcaaaggattctttgacaatCTTTTATTGTACAGCttttcagtgtaattcattccctcatcatatatcccgaaGATGATAAGAGTTTGGTGCAgtgcctactcttattgacctccatatttaTTCCTacagttagatcattagctttatggagacttatgaaactcatttcataatctcctaatcaccttggccaaggatttgattaagctaatgtcaaccaagagctaatgagatatttccctttgaatcacttggggtgatgattcctatcttgactactcatttgccttcatatgcttcatactatacccaaaaacatcttattttggcatccttgattaggcacccgtagg containing:
- the LOC18609104 gene encoding uncharacterized G-patch domain protein DDB_G0278987, translating into MDCKKFIQLVEEKKKRALEKKEALLKWEQKLEVAAKAKADAEAKKERSKSVKHKRSVSESDTDPESHSSYGRRKRRRRTHKKHQKHSHYDSGECEKKEDKKSNRKLKRRSSSGSSDDSSDECDSGYEEARRKMRSQRRWKCHDSRSDLESFDSSNDDNDDIVKRSHVKHHICRRGSEANDSYTSSGEDDNRIWKRSHATRHKCHQPSESSASESSSDEVDGAPRRKSYAKCHKRRHSVNRRSLDSDDERGYRRSRSSGKSSDDGHESRHKKSGHHP